A single genomic interval of Oncorhynchus mykiss isolate Arlee chromosome 13, USDA_OmykA_1.1, whole genome shotgun sequence harbors:
- the LOC110485909 gene encoding phosphatidylinositol 5-phosphate 4-kinase type-2 beta isoform X2 — MLMPDDFKAYSKIKVDNHLFNKENLPSRFKFKEYCPMVFRNLRERFSIDDQDYQNSLTRSAPLNSDSQGRFGNRFLSSYDHRFVIKTVSSEDIAEMHNILKKYHQFIVECHGSTLLPQFLGMYRLTVDGVETYLVVTRNVFSHRLTVHRKYDLKGSTVSREASDKEKAKELPTFKDNDFLNEGQKLQIGDDNKKYFLEKLKRDVEFLATLKIMDYSLLVGIHDVDRAEQEEMEVEAGGEEEEYENDGMGGALTGSFGTPPDSPGNPLNFGGFFSPGEFDSSVDVYAIKSNDSAVKKEVYFMAIIDILTHYDAKKKAAHAAKTVKHGAGAEISTVNPEQYSKRFFEFMSNILS, encoded by the exons ATGCTGATGCCTGATGATTTTAAAGCCTACAGTAAGATCAAAGTGGACAACCACCTATTTAACAA AGAGAACCTGCCCAGCCGTTTTAAATTCAAAGAGTACTGCCCTATGGTGTTCCGCAACCTGAGGGAGAGGTTCTCCATCGATGACCAGGATTACCAG AACTCTCTGACGAGGAGCGCCCCGCTGAACAGCGACTCCCAGGGGCGCTTTGGCAACCGCTTCCTGTCCAGCTACGACCACCGCTTCGTCATCAAGACGGTGTCCAGCGAAGACATCGCCGAGATGCACAACATcctcaagaagtaccaccag TTCATAGTGGAGTGTCATGGCAGCACTCTGCTCCCCCAGTTCCTGGGCATGTACCGGCTAACAGTGGACGGGGTTGAGACGTACCTGGTGGTGACCCGTAATGTATTCAGCCACCGTCTCACCGTGCACCGCAAGTACGACCTGAAG GGTTCCACAGTCTCAAGGGAAGCCAGTGACAAAGAGAAG GCCAAGGAACTCCCCACCTTTAAAGACAACGACTTTCTGAACGAGGGCCAGAAGCTGCAGATAGGAGATGACAACAAGAAGTACTTCTTGGAGAAACTAAAGCGCGACGTAGAG TTCCTGGCCACTCTGAAGATCATGGACTACAGTTTGCTGGTGGGGATCCATGATGTGGACCGGGCAgagcaggaggagatggaggtggaggcaggaggagaggaggaggagtacgaGAACGATGGGATGGGAGGAGCACTCACCGGCTCCTTCGGCACCCCTCCAGACAGCCCTGGGAACCCCCTCAACTTTGGCGGGTTCTTCAGCCCTGGCGAGTTCGACTCCTCCGTGGACGTCTACGCAATCAAGAGCAACGACA GTGCTGTGAAGAAAGAAGTGTACTTCATGGCTATCATCGACATCCTCACGCACTACGACGCTAAGAAAAAAGCTGCACATGCTGCCAAAACTGTGAAACATGGG GCCGGGGCAGAGATCTCCACCGTAAACCCAGAGCAGTACTCCAAAAGATTCTTTGAGTTCATGTCCAACATCCTGTCATAG
- the LOC100135869 gene encoding proteasome subunit beta type-3 → MSIMSYNGGAVMAMKGKQCVAIAADRRFGVQAQMVTTDFQKIFPMGDRLYIGLAGLATDVQTVSQRLKFRLNLYELKEGRQIKPKTFMSMVSNLLYERRFGPYYIEPVIAGLDPKTFEPFICSLDLIGCPMVTEDFVVSGTCSEQMYGMCESLWEPDMEPEDLFETISQAMLNAVDRDAVSGMGVVVQVIEKDKITTRTLKARMD, encoded by the exons ATG TCTATTATGTCCTATAATGGTGGCGCCGTCATGGCGATGAAGGGTAAGCAATGTGTAGCCATTGCAGCAGATCGGAGATTCGGTGTACAGGCTCAGATGGTGACCACCGACTTCCAAAAGATCTTTCCCATGGGAGACAGACTCTACATTGGCCTGGCTGGTCTGGCTACTGACGTGCAGACAGT TTCCCAGAGGCTCAAGTTCAGATTGAACCTCTATGAGCTGAAGGAGGGGCGTCAGATCAAACCTAAGACATTCATGAGCATGGTCTCCAACCTGCTCTATGAGAGGAG ATTTGGGCCATACTACATTGAGCCTGTGATCGCTGGTCTGGACCCCAAGACCTTTGAGCCATTCATCTGCTCCCTGGACCTGATTGGCTGCCCCATGGTGACAGAGGACTTTGTTGTGAGCGGCACTTGCTCAGAGCAGATGTACGGCATGTGTGAATCTCTCTGGGAGCCAGACATG GAACCAGAGGACCTGTTTGAGACCATCTCCCAAGCCATGCTGAATGCAGTGGACAGGGATGCCGTTTCAGGCATGGGTGTCGTCGTGCAAGTCAT TGAGAAGGACAAGATCACCACACGTACCCTGAAGGCCCGAATGGATTAA
- the LOC110485910 gene encoding pre-mRNA-splicing factor CWC25 homolog, which translates to MGGGDLNLKKSWHPQTMKNIERVWKAEQKHEAEAKKIEELQKELREERAREDITRFAQQTGALKKKDDRLDWMYQGPGGQVSRDEYLLGRPIDKQITQQFEEPENGPSEQTGLLPGSIFNPSTPASNLDMAAKIREDPLFDIKKREEEKRREVLTNPVKMKKIKEMLRQNLEKKKKRKKDKKEKREEKERRKEKKHKRRSLSSSSEDEDKKHRHHSKEESKETTHSHSHHRNVPAGYGLQFPAGRHHQSSKPPNHSRHRSQERSCSRSPQRTDGNRHHSSHRTDNHSSNRTDNHSSHKSENHSSHRTDQFKVPQFQRPKAPSPQKDRYQRRQSSTTKCLSAEELEKKRREMMDFAKQRDEEREINIRSYKRQDEKEREKEKGGKHDRNAGFIHNMKLESASTSSLEDRVKRNIHSIQRTPASLEKNFMRR; encoded by the exons ATGGGAGGAGGTGACCTC AACTTGAAGAAAAGCTGGCATCCCCAGACTATGAAAAACATAGAGCGGGTGTGGAAGGCTGAACAGAAGCACGAGGCTGAGGCGAAGAAGATCGAGGAGCTTCAGAAGGAGCTGAGAGAGGAACGAGCTCGAGAAGATATCACCAGATTCGCTCAGCAGACTGGGGCTTTAAA gAAAAAAGATGACCGGTTGGACTGGATGTACCAGGGGCCAGGTGGTCAGGTGTCTCGTGATGAGTACCTGCTGGGCCGCCCCATCGACAAGCAGATTACCCAGCAGTTTGAGGAGCCAGAGAATGGTCCATCCGAACAAACCGGCCTCCTGCCTGGCTCAATCTTCAACCCCTCCACCCCTGCATCCAACCTCGACATGGCCGCCAAGATCAGAGAGGATCCGCTGTTTGATATCAA GAAacgagaggaggagaaaaggagggaggtcttGACAAACCCAGTGAAAATGAAGAAGATCAAAGAAATG CTGCGTCAGAATCTTGAAAAgaaaaagaagaggaagaaggacAAGAAGGAGaaaagggaagagaaggagaggagaaaggagaagaagCATAAGAGAAGGAGCTTGAGCTCAAGCTCTGAGGATGAAGACAAAAAACACAG GCACCATTCTAAAGAGGAATCCAAAGAAACAACCCACTCACATTCCCACCACCGCAATGTCCCAGCTGGCTATGGACTACAG TTTCCAGCTGGGAGGCATCATCAGTCCTCGAAGCCCCCCAACCACTCGAGGCACCGTTCTCAGGAGAGGAGCTGCTCTCGATCGCCTCAAAGGACAGATGGGAACCGCCATCATTCCTCTCACAGGACAGACAACCATTCCTCTAACAGGACAGACAACCACTCCTCTCACAAATCAGAGAACCACTCATCCCATAGGACAGACCAGTTCAAAGTTCCACAGTTCCAGCGTCCCAAAGCCCCCAGCCCACAGAAAGATCGCTACCAGAGGCGTCAGAGCAGTACCACCAA ATGTCTCTCTGCTGAAGAgctggagaagaagaggagagagatgatggaCTTTGCCAAACAGAGAGACGAAGAGCGTGAAATCAACATTAGAAGTTACAAACGGCAGGATGAGAAGGagcgggagaaagagaaaggcgGCAAGCATGACCGCAACGCTGGCTTTATCCA TAACATGAAGCTGGAGAGTGCGTCCACCTCATCCTTGGAGGACCGAGTCAAGAGAAACATCCACTCCATACAGAGGACCCCCGCATCCCTGGAGAAGAATTTCATGAGGAGATGA
- the LOC110485911 gene encoding transcription factor Sp6-like — translation MAHPYEPWLRTAPPGGSSDEMNVPSWWDLHTGPGSWMDLQAGQGVGLQAVGQSSMGLQSSLGPYGSEPQLCTPAQLAQLAPASHSAHSHLFPQDGFKMEPLGGPELLQPESYSLEEPQEGAASVRPKPQRRSASRGSGQSVCRCPNCVHAEQMGQSTDDDRRKHMHNCHIPGCGKAYAKTSHLKAHLRWHSGDRPFVCNWLFCGKRFTRSDELQRHLQTHTGTKKFSCTMCPRVFMRNDHLAKHMRTHESPSGPGEERMYGEGGRMGKSFDTPSPQPSHATASDTEAPLKQPKCEKDPSGTGQSS, via the coding sequence ATGGCCCACCCCTATGAACCCTGGTTACGGACAGCACCCCCTGGTGGCAGCTCAGACGAGATGAACGTTCCCTCATGGTGGGACCTCCACACCGGGCCAGGGAGCTGGATGGACCTGCAGGCGGGCCAGGGTGTGGGCTTACAGGCAGTTGGTCAGAGCTCCATGGGACTGCAGTCCTCCCTGGGGCCTTACGGCTCCGAGCCCCAGCTGTGTACTCCTGCTCAGCTAGCCCAGCTGGCCCCAGCCTCACACTCAGCTCACTCTCACCTCTTCCCCCAGGATGGCTTCAAGATGGAGCCACTGGGAGGACCTGAGCTCCTGCAGCCGGAGTCGTACTCCCTGGAGGAGCCACAGGAGGGTGCCGCCTCGGTCCGGCCCAAGCCCCAGCGCCGCTCTGCCTCTAGGGGCTCGGGCCAGTCTGTGTGCCGGTGCCCCAACTGTGTCCACGCCGAGCAGATGGGCCAGAGCACTGACGACGACCGGAGGAAACACATGCACAACTGCCACATCCCGGGCTGCGGCAAGGCCTACGCCAAGACCTCCCACCTGAAGGCCCACCTGCGCTGGCACAGCGGGGACCGGCCCTTCGTCTGCAACTGGCTCTTCTGCGGCAAGCGCTTCACACGCTCCGACGAACTTCAGCGACACCTGCAGACGCACACCGGCACCAAGAAGTTCAGCTGCACCATGTGCCCCCGCGTGTTCATGCGCAACGACCACCTGGCCAAGCACATGCGCACACACGAGTCTCCCTCCGggccaggggaggagaggatgtatGGAGAGGGGGGCAGGATGGGGAAGAGCTTTGACACACCTTCTCCTCAGCCCTCCCACGCCACTGCCTCTGACACAGAGGCACCCCTTAAGCAGCCAAAATGTGAGAAAGACCCCTCTGGGACAGGACAGTCCAGCTAA